From a region of the Buchnera aphidicola (Aphis fabae) genome:
- the thyA gene encoding thymidylate synthase — protein sequence MKKYLELIKKIIKNGNPKNDRTGTGTLSIFGHHIRLNLKKGFPLLTTKKCYIPAIIHELLWFLQGETNIKYLNKNKISIWDNWADKFGNLGPIYGKQWRSWNTSDGKKIDQIKNVIKQLKSDPDSRRILVSSWNVGEINQMSLPPCHVLFQFYVFKNRLSCQLYQRSCDVFLGLPFNIASYAMLTHMIAQQCNFEVNEFIWTGGDIHLYNNHISLAKKQLLRNPRKLPTLIISNKPRSLFNYVFEDFKIINYNPYPSIHGTISI from the coding sequence ATGAAAAAATACTTAGAATTAATAAAAAAAATAATTAAAAATGGAAATCCAAAAAATGATCGCACTGGAACAGGAACGTTATCTATTTTTGGACATCATATAAGACTGAACTTAAAAAAAGGATTTCCTCTTCTTACTACAAAAAAATGTTATATACCTGCTATTATTCATGAACTTTTATGGTTTCTTCAAGGAGAAACTAACATTAAATATCTTAATAAAAATAAAATATCTATTTGGGATAATTGGGCTGATAAATTTGGTAATCTCGGGCCAATTTATGGAAAACAATGGAGAAGTTGGAACACATCAGATGGCAAAAAAATCGATCAAATAAAAAATGTAATAAAACAATTAAAAAGTGATCCAGACTCTCGTAGAATATTAGTATCCAGCTGGAATGTTGGAGAAATAAATCAAATGTCTTTACCTCCTTGTCATGTATTATTTCAATTTTATGTATTTAAAAATAGATTAAGTTGCCAACTATATCAACGTTCTTGTGATGTTTTTCTTGGATTACCATTTAATATAGCAAGTTATGCAATGCTCACACATATGATAGCACAGCAATGTAATTTTGAAGTAAATGAATTTATATGGACAGGTGGTGATATTCATTTGTATAATAATCATATTTCATTAGCAAAAAAGCAACTGCTTAGAAATCCTAGAAAATTACCAACATTAATAATCTCAAATAAACCTCGTTCATTATTTAATTATGTTTTTGAAGATTTTAAAATTATTAATTATAATCCTTACCCTTCAATTCATGGCACAATATCTATATAA
- a CDS encoding 5'-3' exonuclease, giving the protein MYYINKKPVIIIDGTLYLYRSYFTFQYFKNDQENPYGAIYGILKTIKNILVKYYNSKKIIIIFDSSKKTFRNKIFTEYKKNRPKMPNSLYIQIKPLFYILKEIGIKTLSIPGIEADDIIGSFAHKIEKSGEQVLIVSCDKDMIQLVTNNISILNTSNNEIITPSKIQKTYGINPLEFIDLLALMGDKSDNIPGVPKIGIKTALFLLQKFSNIQNIYNNIEKIQLLSLRNAKNIYTQLKKYKDTALLSYKLAKIKLDIPIYINSNDIFLKKICFEKLSNMIEKYNIKQNKHL; this is encoded by the coding sequence ATGTATTACATAAATAAAAAACCAGTAATTATAATAGATGGAACTTTATATTTATATCGTTCGTATTTTACTTTCCAATATTTTAAAAATGATCAAGAAAATCCATATGGAGCAATATATGGTATATTAAAAACAATAAAAAATATTTTAGTCAAATACTATAATTCAAAAAAAATTATTATTATATTTGATTCATCTAAAAAAACTTTTAGAAATAAAATATTTACCGAATATAAAAAAAATAGACCTAAAATGCCTAATTCACTTTATATTCAAATAAAACCTCTTTTTTATATATTAAAAGAAATTGGTATTAAAACTCTAAGTATTCCTGGTATAGAAGCAGATGATATTATTGGTAGTTTTGCACATAAAATTGAAAAATCCGGAGAACAAGTATTAATCGTAAGTTGTGATAAAGATATGATACAACTTGTAACAAATAATATTAGTATATTAAATACAAGTAATAATGAAATTATTACTCCAAGCAAAATACAAAAAACATATGGTATTAATCCTCTAGAATTTATTGATCTTTTAGCGCTTATGGGAGATAAATCCGATAATATTCCAGGAGTTCCTAAGATCGGGATAAAAACTGCTTTATTTTTACTTCAAAAATTTTCAAATATTCAAAATATTTATAATAATATTGAAAAAATACAACTTTTATCTTTAAGAAATGCTAAAAATATTTACACTCAATTAAAAAAATATAAAGATACTGCTTTACTTTCATATAAATTAGCGAAAATAAAGTTAGATATACCTATCTATATAAATTCTAATGATATTTTTTTAAAAAAAATATGTTTTGAAAAATTGTCCAATATGATTGAAAAATATAATATTAAACAAAACAAACACTTATAA
- a CDS encoding DsbA family protein translates to MKKILIFLYIILFSYTTLAVEFTNTKEYHIRKKYISNTPKIMQFFSFLCPYCYELEKTYDIRNLIRKKINKNKSIKTYHVNFLGGEFGKILTKTWIIAEQMGVEEKIIIPIFKGIQETHTLNNINHIKNIFLEKTGISLKKYNQFWNSFFIKILIQKNNNDIKKLKLDYVPAILINGKYTIEYSQLEMLFKKNFSKKYIELIKFLLSINNKN, encoded by the coding sequence ATGAAAAAAATATTAATTTTTTTATATATTATACTTTTTTCTTATACTACTTTAGCTGTAGAATTTACTAATACGAAAGAATACCATATAAGAAAAAAATATATTTCTAATACTCCTAAAATCATGCAATTTTTTTCTTTTTTGTGCCCATATTGTTATGAACTTGAAAAAACATATGATATTAGAAATTTAATACGAAAAAAAATCAACAAAAATAAAAGCATAAAAACATATCATGTTAATTTTTTAGGAGGAGAATTTGGAAAAATATTAACAAAAACATGGATTATAGCAGAACAAATGGGAGTTGAAGAAAAAATAATAATTCCTATTTTCAAAGGCATCCAAGAAACTCATACACTAAATAATATTAATCATATTAAAAATATATTTTTAGAAAAAACCGGAATCAGTTTAAAAAAATATAATCAATTTTGGAATAGCTTTTTTATAAAAATATTAATTCAAAAAAACAATAATGATATAAAAAAATTAAAATTAGATTATGTTCCAGCTATATTAATAAATGGAAAATATACAATTGAATATTCTCAATTAGAGATGTTATTTAAAAAAAATTTTTCAAAAAAATATATAGAATTAATTAAATTTTTATTATCAATAAATAATAAAAATTAA
- the gmk gene encoding guanylate kinase, with translation MSQGILFIISAPSGTGKSSLIKGLLKTKCLYNIQVSISHTTRIMRPGESHGKHYYFISKKEFRVMIQKKSFLEYAKVFNNYYGTSREFIEKMLISGIDVFLDIDWQGANQIRYKIPNTKSIFLLPPSKDVLYQRLRSRGQDSDTVISKRMEKAVDEMNHYSEYDYLIINDNFEKAINDLKTIIIAEHLCLFHQKKKHNILISQLLNN, from the coding sequence ATGTCACAAGGTATTCTTTTTATTATTTCAGCTCCAAGTGGAACAGGAAAATCTAGCTTAATTAAAGGATTATTAAAAACGAAATGTTTATATAACATTCAAGTTTCTATATCTCATACTACTAGAATAATGAGACCTGGTGAATCTCATGGAAAACATTATTATTTTATATCTAAAAAAGAATTTAGAGTAATGATTCAAAAAAAATCTTTTTTAGAATATGCAAAAGTATTTAATAATTATTATGGAACTTCACGTGAATTTATTGAAAAAATGTTAATTTCTGGAATTGATGTTTTTCTTGATATTGATTGGCAAGGAGCTAATCAAATTCGATATAAAATACCTAATACAAAAAGTATTTTTTTATTACCTCCATCTAAGGATGTTTTGTATCAAAGACTACGATCAAGAGGTCAAGATAGTGATACAGTAATTTCAAAAAGAATGGAAAAAGCTGTAGATGAAATGAATCATTATTCAGAGTATGATTATTTGATTATTAATGATAATTTTGAAAAAGCTATAAATGATTTAAAAACTATTATTATTGCTGAACATTTATGTTTATTTCATCAAAAAAAGAAACATAATATATTGATTTCTCAATTATTAAATAATTAA
- the prfB gene encoding peptide chain release factor 2 (programmed frameshift) yields the protein MIDINIINNKIETLNHRKNDLKRYLDYNTKKLRISEINLELLIPETWKIKQSISKLNKEKNLLNTVVDNINKIENRLKETHIFLELAKETKDNTVIKDIIIEIQKIEEKIKKLEFYRMFSKTHDNCNCYIDIQSGSGGTEAQDWSKILLKMYLKWSDKKGFKTEIIEESIGEIVGIKSATVQVFGEYAFGWLRTETGIHRLIRKSPFDSGNRRHTSFSSVFIYPDIEEKINIEICLSDLRIDVYRASGAGGQHVNRTESAVRITHIPTNLVTQCQSNRSQHKNKEQAIKQMKSKLYELQMQKKRQAQKTIENNKLDISWGNQIRSYILDHSKIKDLRTGIEKHDVQSVLNGDLDDFIEQSLISGL from the exons ATGATAGATATTAATATAATAAACAATAAAATTGAAACATTAAATCATCGGAAAAATGATTTGAAGAGGTATCTT GACTATAATACAAAAAAATTAAGAATTTCAGAAATTAATTTAGAACTATTAATACCTGAAACATGGAAAATAAAACAATCTATATCTAAATTAAACAAAGAAAAAAACTTATTAAATACAGTTGTTGATAATATTAATAAAATTGAAAACAGATTAAAAGAAACTCACATTTTTTTAGAGTTAGCTAAAGAAACAAAAGATAACACAGTAATAAAAGATATTATTATAGAAATACAAAAAATAGAAGAAAAAATTAAAAAACTTGAATTTTATCGCATGTTCTCAAAGACACATGATAATTGTAATTGTTATATTGATATACAATCTGGATCTGGTGGAACAGAAGCACAAGATTGGTCAAAAATATTATTAAAAATGTACTTAAAATGGTCTGATAAAAAGGGATTTAAAACTGAAATCATTGAAGAATCTATTGGTGAGATAGTTGGTATTAAATCTGCTACAGTTCAAGTCTTTGGAGAATATGCTTTTGGATGGTTAAGAACTGAAACCGGAATTCACCGTCTTATTAGAAAAAGTCCATTTGACTCAGGAAATAGAAGGCATACTTCGTTTAGTTCAGTTTTTATATACCCAGATATAGAAGAAAAAATTAATATTGAAATTTGTTTATCTGACTTAAGAATAGATGTATATAGAGCTTCTGGTGCAGGAGGACAACATGTAAATAGAACAGAATCTGCAGTTCGAATTACTCATATTCCAACTAATCTTGTTACTCAATGTCAAAGTAATAGATCTCAGCATAAAAATAAAGAACAAGCAATAAAACAAATGAAATCAAAATTATATGAATTACAAATGCAAAAAAAAAGACAAGCACAAAAAACAATAGAAAATAATAAATTAGATATTAGCTGGGGCAATCAAATACGTTCTTATATATTAGATCATTCAAAAATCAAAGATCTTAGAACTGGAATAGAAAAACATGATGTACAATCTGTATTAAATGGTGATTTAGATGATTTTATCGAGCAAAGCTTAATATCCGGATTATAG
- the yihA gene encoding ribosome biogenesis GTP-binding protein YihA/YsxC: MSIINYNKTFFLKSISKISDINIEYGIEIAFIGYSNSGKSSAINSLANQKKLARCSKTPGCTQLINFFQVISNFRIVDLPGYGYAKCPISIKLKWEKLIYSYLKERKPLKGLVFLMDIRNPLKVYDQYIINIALDQNIPIFILLTKCDKLTLSQQKIQFQNVYKKLKIFLNEVHIELFSSFKKIGVKKLQSQLNIWYKKYQ, from the coding sequence TTGAGCATTATCAATTATAATAAAACTTTTTTTTTAAAAAGTATTTCTAAAATTTCTGATATAAATATTGAATATGGAATTGAAATTGCTTTTATTGGATATTCTAATTCAGGTAAATCTAGTGCTATTAATTCTTTAGCAAATCAAAAAAAACTAGCTAGATGTAGTAAAACACCTGGTTGTACTCAGTTGATTAATTTTTTTCAAGTTATTTCTAATTTTAGAATAGTTGATCTTCCTGGTTATGGTTATGCTAAATGTCCAATATCAATAAAATTAAAATGGGAGAAATTAATATATAGTTATTTAAAAGAAAGAAAACCTTTAAAAGGTTTAGTTTTTTTAATGGATATTAGAAATCCTTTGAAAGTTTATGATCAATATATTATTAATATAGCCTTAGATCAGAATATACCAATTTTTATACTATTAACTAAATGTGATAAGCTTACATTAAGCCAGCAAAAAATACAATTTCAAAATGTATATAAAAAGTTAAAAATTTTTTTAAACGAAGTTCATATTGAATTATTTTCATCATTTAAAAAAATAGGTGTTAAAAAATTGCAATCTCAATTAAATATTTGGTATAAAAAATATCAATAA
- the lysS gene encoding lysine--tRNA ligase — protein MFKEKNLPNNINNEKSIRKEKLIDMKKNGFSYPNHFKKTINSVKIHKLYGGKTSNELEKINVHVSIAGRMVQRRIMGKASFFMLQDIEGQVQVYIKEKSITPKFYHECFKKWDIGDILGVNGYLFKTKTQELSIYAENIIILTKSLRSLPDKFHGLSNQEKRYRQRYLDLISNNQLYNIFKNRSNIIQLIRKFMIKNQFLEIETPMLHNIPGGASARPFKTYHNEINKTMYLRIAPELYLKQLIIGGFERIFELNRNFRNEGVSTKHNPEFTMMEAYIAYSDYQYMMKFTEKLLKNIINYLFNSNQVEYKEYYLNFETPFSQLTMKEAILKFNSNICLSDLKNLKTIKEVANNIGIEIHEAWKIGNIENEIFEKTVEKHLIQPTFITEYPVEVSPLARRNNINPNITDRFELFIAGYEIGNGFSELNDAEDQKLRFLNQIKMTEKENNKNIFYDADYIEALKYGLPPTAGLGIGIDRLIMILTNQKSIREVILFPTLRPSLK, from the coding sequence ATGTTTAAAGAAAAAAATCTACCTAATAATATAAATAATGAAAAAAGTATAAGAAAAGAAAAATTAATTGATATGAAAAAAAATGGATTTTCTTATCCAAACCATTTTAAAAAAACTATAAATTCTGTAAAAATTCATAAATTATATGGAGGAAAAACAAGTAATGAACTTGAAAAAATAAATGTCCACGTTTCTATTGCTGGTCGTATGGTACAAAGAAGAATTATGGGAAAAGCTTCTTTTTTCATGCTACAAGATATAGAAGGACAAGTACAAGTATACATAAAAGAAAAATCAATTACACCTAAATTTTATCATGAATGTTTTAAAAAATGGGACATTGGAGATATTTTAGGAGTAAATGGTTATTTATTTAAAACAAAAACACAAGAACTATCTATTTACGCTGAAAATATTATAATACTTACAAAATCATTAAGATCTTTGCCTGATAAATTTCATGGATTATCGAACCAAGAAAAACGTTATAGACAAAGATATTTAGATTTAATTAGTAATAATCAACTATATAATATTTTTAAAAATCGTTCAAATATTATTCAATTAATTCGGAAATTTATGATAAAAAATCAGTTTTTAGAAATAGAAACTCCTATGCTTCATAATATTCCTGGTGGAGCTTCTGCACGTCCCTTTAAAACCTATCATAATGAAATTAATAAAACAATGTACTTAAGAATAGCACCTGAATTGTATTTAAAACAATTAATTATTGGTGGATTTGAGCGTATTTTTGAATTAAATAGAAACTTTAGAAATGAAGGGGTTTCTACAAAACATAATCCTGAATTTACTATGATGGAAGCATATATTGCTTATTCTGATTATCAATACATGATGAAGTTCACAGAAAAATTATTAAAAAATATAATAAATTATTTATTTAATAGTAATCAAGTTGAATATAAAGAATATTACCTAAATTTTGAAACACCATTTTCTCAATTAACTATGAAAGAAGCTATTTTAAAATTTAATTCAAATATTTGTCTTTCTGATTTAAAAAATTTAAAAACAATTAAAGAAGTTGCAAATAATATTGGCATAGAAATACATGAAGCATGGAAAATAGGTAATATAGAAAACGAAATTTTTGAAAAAACAGTAGAAAAACATTTAATCCAGCCAACTTTTATTACTGAATATCCAGTAGAAGTATCTCCATTGGCCAGACGTAATAATATAAATCCAAATATTACTGATAGATTCGAATTATTTATTGCAGGATATGAAATAGGTAATGGATTTTCAGAATTAAATGATGCAGAAGATCAAAAACTTAGGTTCTTAAATCAAATAAAAATGACAGAAAAAGAAAATAATAAAAATATATTTTATGATGCAGATTATATAGAAGCATTAAAATATGGACTACCTCCCACTGCAGGATTAGGAATTGGAATTGATCGTTTGATTATGATTTTAACCAATCAAAAAAGTATTCGAGAAGTAATTTTATTCCCTACTTTACGTCCATCTTTAAAATAA
- the typA gene encoding translational GTPase TypA — protein sequence MHQKIRNIAIIAHVDHGKTTLVDQLLQQSGTFKKHEEKTERIMDSNDLEKERGITILSKNTSIKWKEYKINIVDTPGHADFGGEVERVMSMVDSVLLVVDALDGPMPQTRFVTQKAFKYGLNPIVVINKIDRKNSRPDWVVDQVFDLFVNLDANDKQLDFPIIYTSAIFGTSGVNYLKLEKNMTPLYEAIIKYVPAPNVDPNEKFQMQISQLDYDNYLGLIGVGRVKQGHIKSNALVTVIDHLGNHKNGKISKVLNYFGIKRIEVDKGEAGDIIAITGINELNISDTICHPENLKPLPILNIDQPTVNMFFSVNTSPFSGKEGKYITSRQILERLKKETMHNVALQIKETKDANIFSVSGRGELHLSILIENMRREGFELEVSRPKIIFRKINGITQEPFEYLTLDIEEKHQGNIMRFIGERKGELKNMVIDPNKRVRLEYILSSRALIGFRSEFMSITSGTGICCTSFSHYEKNQKNEIGQRKNGVLISNGKGMAVGFALFNLQERGTLFLGHGTEVYEGQIIGLHNRSNDLTVNCLTGKKLTNMRASGTDEAIVLTTYKKFSLEEALSFINDDELVEITPSSIRLRKRYLKENERKKANRNKNNPIN from the coding sequence ATGCATCAAAAAATCAGAAACATTGCGATTATAGCACATGTTGATCATGGAAAAACTACATTAGTTGATCAACTATTGCAACAATCAGGAACTTTTAAAAAGCATGAAGAAAAAACTGAACGTATTATGGATTCAAATGATTTAGAAAAAGAAAGAGGTATTACAATCTTATCTAAAAATACTTCTATAAAATGGAAAGAATATAAAATAAATATTGTAGACACACCTGGTCATGCAGACTTTGGAGGTGAAGTAGAAAGAGTAATGTCTATGGTGGACTCGGTTTTATTAGTAGTAGACGCTTTAGATGGACCGATGCCACAAACACGCTTTGTTACTCAAAAAGCTTTTAAATATGGACTTAATCCTATTGTAGTAATTAATAAAATTGATCGAAAAAATTCTCGTCCTGATTGGGTTGTAGATCAAGTATTTGATTTATTTGTAAATCTTGATGCTAATGATAAACAACTTGATTTTCCTATTATTTATACTTCTGCAATCTTTGGGACTTCTGGTGTTAATTATCTTAAATTAGAAAAAAACATGACACCGCTATATGAAGCAATTATCAAATATGTACCTGCTCCTAATGTAGATCCAAATGAAAAATTTCAAATGCAAATTTCACAGCTGGATTATGATAATTATTTAGGATTAATAGGTGTTGGACGAGTTAAGCAAGGTCATATAAAAAGCAATGCATTAGTAACCGTTATTGATCACTTAGGTAATCATAAAAATGGAAAAATTAGTAAAGTACTAAATTATTTTGGAATAAAACGAATAGAAGTAGATAAAGGTGAAGCTGGAGATATAATTGCGATTACAGGTATTAATGAACTAAATATTTCTGATACAATTTGTCATCCAGAAAATTTAAAACCCCTACCAATATTAAATATTGATCAACCTACAGTAAATATGTTTTTTTCAGTGAACACATCGCCTTTTTCTGGAAAAGAAGGAAAATATATTACATCTCGTCAAATATTAGAAAGATTAAAAAAAGAAACTATGCACAATGTTGCTTTGCAAATAAAAGAAACAAAAGATGCGAATATTTTTTCTGTATCTGGACGAGGCGAATTACATTTATCTATATTAATTGAAAATATGCGGCGTGAAGGATTTGAATTAGAAGTGTCTCGTCCAAAAATTATTTTTAGAAAAATAAATGGTATTACACAAGAACCTTTTGAATATTTAACATTAGATATTGAAGAAAAACATCAAGGAAATATTATGCGATTTATAGGAGAGAGAAAAGGTGAATTAAAAAATATGGTTATAGATCCAAATAAAAGAGTACGTCTTGAATATATTTTATCAAGCAGAGCATTAATAGGGTTTCGTTCTGAATTTATGAGTATAACTTCAGGAACTGGCATATGTTGTACATCTTTTAGTCATTATGAAAAAAATCAAAAAAATGAAATTGGGCAAAGAAAAAACGGTGTTTTAATTTCTAATGGAAAAGGAATGGCTGTAGGATTTGCTTTATTTAATTTACAAGAAAGAGGCACATTATTTTTAGGACACGGTACTGAAGTGTACGAAGGCCAAATAATAGGACTACATAATCGTTCTAATGACTTAACTGTAAACTGCTTAACAGGAAAGAAATTAACTAATATGAGAGCCTCAGGAACTGATGAAGCTATAGTGTTAACAACTTATAAAAAATTTAGCTTAGAAGAAGCATTATCTTTTATTAATGATGATGAATTAGTTGAAATTACACCTAGTTCAATACGTTTAAGAAAACGATATTTAAAAGAAAATGAACGCAAAAAAGCGAATCGAAATAAAAATAATCCAATTAATTAA
- the lysA gene encoding diaminopimelate decarboxylase: MPQLINTTTSNLNVKNIQLLIKKYQSPFWVYDANIIHNKIQLLKEFDIIRFAQKACSNIHILNLMRKKNLKVDAVSLGEIERAIVAGFKKSSDEIVFTADLFDEETLSKIIKYNIPVNAGSLDMLKQLGNISPGHHVWLRINPKFGYGHSKKTNTGGENSKHGIWNPNLAIPIIKKYKLKLIGLHMHIGSGVNYQHLKKVCHAMVESVIQINEKIKCISAGGGLPIPYKFNEKPINIKKYFTLWDQARKKISKFLNKSIQLEIEPGRFLVAESGILISQIRAIKKMGNKNFVLIDAGFNDLMRPTMYGSYHYISVIPSDNREIEQNKTIDVVIGGPLCESGDIFTQKEGGDIQTRKLPYIKIGDYLVFHDTGAYGASMSSNYNTRPLIQEILIENNTFKIIRRRQTIKELLSLEQ, from the coding sequence ATGCCTCAATTAATTAATACAACTACAAGTAATCTTAACGTTAAAAATATTCAATTACTAATAAAAAAATATCAATCCCCATTTTGGGTTTACGATGCGAATATAATTCATAATAAAATTCAACTATTAAAAGAATTTGATATTATTAGATTTGCTCAAAAAGCTTGTTCTAATATTCATATTTTAAACTTAATGAGAAAAAAAAATTTAAAAGTAGATGCTGTATCATTAGGAGAAATAGAACGAGCTATAGTAGCTGGATTTAAAAAAAGTAGTGATGAAATTGTTTTTACTGCAGATTTATTTGATGAAGAAACACTCTCTAAAATTATTAAATATAATATCCCAGTAAATGCCGGATCATTAGATATGTTAAAACAATTAGGAAATATTTCTCCAGGTCATCATGTTTGGTTAAGAATTAATCCTAAATTTGGTTATGGACATAGCAAGAAAACAAATACTGGAGGAGAAAATAGTAAACATGGAATTTGGAATCCTAATTTAGCAATACCTATTATAAAAAAATATAAATTAAAATTAATAGGTTTACATATGCATATTGGTTCTGGTGTAAATTATCAACATTTAAAAAAAGTCTGTCATGCAATGGTAGAAAGTGTAATACAAATAAATGAAAAAATAAAATGTATTTCTGCCGGAGGAGGATTGCCAATACCTTATAAATTCAATGAAAAACCGATTAATATAAAAAAATATTTTACTTTATGGGATCAAGCAAGAAAAAAGATTTCTAAATTTTTAAATAAATCAATTCAACTAGAAATTGAACCAGGCAGATTTTTAGTCGCAGAATCAGGAATATTAATTTCTCAAATAAGAGCAATTAAAAAAATGGGTAATAAAAATTTTGTTTTAATTGATGCTGGATTTAATGATTTAATGCGTCCTACAATGTATGGAAGTTATCACTACATATCTGTTATACCATCAGATAATAGAGAAATTGAACAAAACAAAACAATCGATGTAGTTATAGGAGGGCCATTATGTGAATCAGGAGATATATTCACACAAAAAGAAGGAGGAGATATACAAACTAGAAAACTACCATATATCAAAATAGGAGATTACTTAGTTTTTCACGATACAGGTGCATATGGTGCATCAATGTCATCTAATTATAATACTAGACCTCTTATTCAAGAGATATTAATAGAAAATAATACTTTTAAAATTATTAGGAGAAGACAAACTATTAAAGAACTATTAAGTTTAGAACAATAA
- the ygfZ gene encoding tRNA-modifying protein YgfZ translates to MSLFNFPKNTIYSSIQLPLTLISLEKWSIIYVDGSDSKKFLQNQLTIDMNDLKEKQYKMCAYCNLHGKVYSTMLLFHYRKGYACIIKRSLLDLQIKEFKKYTIFLQVQIHQLDDVFLLGLSGKNSKLFLSTQFIDIPNNSMPVISNDKTTILWFSNPCERFLLVLSLKNFLLLKQKINKKIVLNNSKQWTLLDIEAGYPIIGKTMSQKFLPQSINLDKLEAISFNKGCYYGQEIIARIFYKNLNKHSLYLLSSKGSINPKIGSIIKIKILNKWFRIGFLLAIVHLYSNEIWIQAVLNQSVNIKNIFRISGFKTIFLIKN, encoded by the coding sequence ATGTCATTATTTAATTTTCCAAAAAACACTATTTATTCATCAATTCAATTACCTTTAACATTAATTTCTCTTGAAAAATGGTCTATTATTTATGTAGATGGTTCTGATAGTAAAAAATTTCTTCAAAATCAATTAACAATTGATATGAATGATCTAAAAGAAAAACAATATAAAATGTGTGCTTATTGTAATCTACATGGAAAAGTTTATAGTACTATGTTGTTATTTCATTATAGAAAAGGATATGCCTGTATTATAAAAAGAAGTTTGCTTGATTTACAAATTAAAGAATTTAAAAAATATACTATATTTTTACAAGTTCAAATACATCAATTAGATGATGTTTTTTTATTAGGATTATCCGGCAAAAATTCTAAATTGTTCTTATCAACACAATTTATAGATATACCAAATAATAGTATGCCTGTTATTTCTAATGACAAAACAACTATACTTTGGTTTTCAAATCCATGTGAACGATTTTTATTAGTTTTATCTTTAAAAAATTTTTTATTATTAAAACAAAAAATTAATAAAAAAATTGTACTAAATAACAGTAAACAATGGACTTTACTAGATATTGAAGCAGGATATCCAATTATTGGAAAAACTATGTCTCAAAAATTTTTACCACAATCTATTAATTTAGATAAACTTGAAGCTATCAGCTTTAATAAAGGATGTTATTATGGCCAAGAAATAATAGCTCGAATTTTTTATAAAAATTTAAATAAACATTCATTGTATTTATTATCCAGTAAAGGATCAATAAATCCTAAAATCGGATCTATTATTAAAATAAAAATATTAAATAAATGGTTTAGAATTGGTTTTTTATTAGCAATAGTTCATCTATATTCTAATGAAATTTGGATACAAGCAGTATTAAATCAATCTGTAAATATTAAAAATATTTTTAGAATTAGCGGATTTAAAACTATTTTTTTAATTAAAAATTAA